The nucleotide window CAATAAGGAATGGAGACCGCTTTGTTTTTCAACAGGTGTTTAATCAATACCATGAAAAACTTTATTTTTTTGTTTTTTCGAAAACCCGGTCTGCGTTCCTGGCAGAAGAAACGGTTCAGATCACCTTCATCAAACTCTGGAACTACAGGGAAAGCCTGAATGAAGCGTTTACGATATCCACCCAGATTTACCGTATTGCATCTACAACCCTGATCGATCTTTTACGCCAGCAAAATAATTCAGCCGTATTTATAAAAGAGCTGGAACAGCAGGGTGCCGGTTCTTTTTCAAACAATACTACAGAGCGGATTGAAACGGGGGAAATACAAACCGTATTAAGTCAGACCCTGGAAAGTATGCCGCCTGTTCGAAAAAGGGTTTTTGAAATGAGCCGGATTGAAGGATTATCACATAACGAAATTGCGGCAATATTACTCATTTCAAAAAAGACGGTTGAAGGTCATATTACCAAAGCTTTAAAGCAGTTGAAAGAGAGCCTTCCAGCGGTTTTATTATTATTTTTTAAAATTTTAATACTATTTTCTGTTCTCCGGCAAGGGTAAGGCGTTTCTGAAACGTATACATTAAAGCAGGATAACTTAGCGAAAAGCAGTTTGCATACAAAAGATAACATAAAGCAATATTTTTTACAACAGTGTAGTGCTGAGGAAGTAGCCCGTGTAGCGCAACGGCTGGAAGAAAATCCGGAAGCGGTAGCCGAATACATGACGGAGGCCGAATGGGAAACGTTTCAACAAACAGACCGGCTTTCGGCAAGGGTATCACGCAGTATCTGGCAAAAAATCCGCGATCAAACCCATGCTGAAAAAGGTAAGGTATTTTACGTCAGGCGATGGGCGGTCGCGGCCTCTGTTTTGCTAGTGTTGGTATTAAGCTGGTATGCCGTTAAAAAGCCGGCTGTAACTCATAACGCCCTGGCGTTGGTTATTGATACGAAAAGAATCCCTAAACAACAAGTGAAAAGCAATACCGGTAAGGTTTCCATGATATTCAGGCTGAATGACGGTTCCGAAATAGAATTGATGCCCGGTAGTGCCTTATCGTATCCCGATACTTTCATGTCGGATAAGCGATGCGTATCGCTTGGAGGCGAAGCCGTTTTTCATGTGGCTAAAAATAAAAAAATGCCTTTTGTTGTAAATAGCGGTACTATTTCGACAACAGCGCTGGGTACGGTTTTCAGAGTGAAGTCTCATGAAAAAAATGCGCATATTGAAGTTGAATTAATAGAGGGACGGGTGGTAGTGAAAGCTTTACGTGCCGGCTCAGCTTTTAAAGAGGTCTATTTGCAGCCTGGTGAAACGATGCGGTATAACAAAGCTCTTGAAACCGGGGCCATAGAGGCTATAACAACTCCGCGTAAAAAAGCAGATACTAAGATAACGGCGACCGATAGTAGTAATAAGCACCCTTATTGGTTCCGGAACGAACCGCTTGCAAACGTATTCGACCGGTTCTCAACGCTGTATCATTTAACCATCATTTATAATAAGGCCGAATTAAGCAATATGACTTTTACAGCAAGGCTTAAAAAAGAAGATAGTCCTGACAATATACTGCAGTCTATTGCATTGCTTAATGATCTGAAGATTGAAAAAACAAACGAGGGGTATAGTGTAAAAAAAAACTAGTACTTCTGTTGTTTGTAATAGCCTCCACGGGCGTAGCTATCCGGCCTTTACGGGGAAGAGGATCACATTTTTTTATTTTTCTAGCGCTAAGCCATCACCCAATAACACTTCCTGTATACCATTTTTTCCTTCCAATGTTAAACAATTATTACCACCAAGGGGTTGGCTCCTATCAATCGTATAAAGCTGTGTAATTAAAATTTTTTCGGATGAGCTTATTTAAACCGGGGCTTAAAAAAATACCCCAAATCTTCTGTATCATCTTTTTATTGTCAGGCCATGCGCAACTGTTTGCCCAGCAACAAGCGGTGGTGAAAGGGCAGGTAAAAGATGAGAATAATACGCCGTTGGCGGGAGTAACGGTAGTAGCGGTTAATACCCAGGCA belongs to Niabella yanshanensis and includes:
- a CDS encoding RNA polymerase sigma factor; translated protein: MNSITAIRNGDRFVFQQVFNQYHEKLYFFVFSKTRSAFLAEETVQITFIKLWNYRESLNEAFTISTQIYRIASTTLIDLLRQQNNSAVFIKELEQQGAGSFSNNTTERIETGEIQTVLSQTLESMPPVRKRVFEMSRIEGLSHNEIAAILLISKKTVEGHITKALKQLKESLPAVLLLFFKILILFSVLRQG
- a CDS encoding FecR family protein — encoded protein: MHTKDNIKQYFLQQCSAEEVARVAQRLEENPEAVAEYMTEAEWETFQQTDRLSARVSRSIWQKIRDQTHAEKGKVFYVRRWAVAASVLLVLVLSWYAVKKPAVTHNALALVIDTKRIPKQQVKSNTGKVSMIFRLNDGSEIELMPGSALSYPDTFMSDKRCVSLGGEAVFHVAKNKKMPFVVNSGTISTTALGTVFRVKSHEKNAHIEVELIEGRVVVKALRAGSAFKEVYLQPGETMRYNKALETGAIEAITTPRKKADTKITATDSSNKHPYWFRNEPLANVFDRFSTLYHLTIIYNKAELSNMTFTARLKKEDSPDNILQSIALLNDLKIEKTNEGYSVKKN